The genomic stretch TCACTGTCATCACTAATCTCTACAGCAGAAGATTCGTCAATTTACTTTCTTGCATTGATACATAAATTTACACAAACTgaacaaaaacaaacatactaCTACTCTAGAAGTATTTATTTCTAAGAACCCTTCATTCCCAAGCTCATGCTACTCTGTATTACCTTGCTCCCGAAACTGCTGTCCTGCATCATCGCCACGAACTCGCTGTAGTCGATGCGCCCATCCTAAAACAATCAAACAAACAACACAAGTTTAATCCAACATTAGTTTATCCAGAGCTTGTATGAGTCGAGAGAGTGGGAGGTACGTTGTCTTTGTCGACTTCCCCGATGATGTCGTCCAGGTGGACATCTTCTATTCCGAATTGCTCGCAGACCTGCTGGAGCTCATCCCTTGTGATGTAGCCGCTGCCATCTTTGTCGAAATACGAGAAGGCCGCGTATACATGATCCTCTTTCTGCACCTTATTTAGGTGCAACATTGCTGCCACAAACTCCCGATAGTCTATCGTGCCACTGTTGTCGAAATCAGCCTGTATTGTCAACAAAATCTAGTTAGATCAAAACAACAACCAACCACTCTAACCTGGTTACTAATGTAGATGATCAAATCAACTTACAGCTTGCATAAGATTCTCTATTTCTGAGTCTTTGAGGTGGGCTCCAACTCTGGATAGCCCTTTCTTGAGTTCTTCAAGGGTGATGTGTCCACTGTTATCTACATCGATCATTTTAAACATTTCCTTTAGTCCCGCAATTTCCTCCTCAGATAGGCTCTCGGCAATAACCTGCAGAGTTGAATGAAAGGAATGATACATATATCTATCTGATGAAGATTGTATCGGTTCAATTAAATAATGTTCTCCGTGAGATGTGAATAAGTAACACATTCATCCCCAGAGAAAGGGGAGGGGAAGAACCAAAGAACTCACTCTGATGGCAATCTTCTTGATCTTGTTCATCGCAGAGAATTGCTTCAGACGACTTAGAACAGCAGAATCAAGAGGTTTATCAGGAGCAACGCCACCGACTTGTACCCATGGATGGCCTGAACACAACATATTCTTACTTTAATGTGGAAAATCTTATTAGGTGCTAGCATGTAGATAGCCACATTTCTTTGGAGCCTATTTGTATCTTCACGAGCAATTCAACAGTTTCAACATAGATCAGAGAATAGTGACTTTATATACTTACAAAGAACTTGATGAGCTGTGAGCCTCTTCTTTGGGTCTCGTACAAGCATTTTCCGGACAAGATCTTTTGCACTTTCAGATATGTTAGGCCAGGGTTCCGAAACAAAGTCAAGTTCACCTTTCAAAACCTGCTCGAAAATTCCCTGTTCCGATTCTGAAACAAAGCATACATTAGCATGCTAGAAACCAGATTGCAACTATTAATGGGGATCAAGAATAAATGCTTACCATCCCAAAATGGCGGAACTCCACATAGCAATATGTAGATGATAACTCCCGCACTCCAAACATCACATTCTTGGCCATAATGCTTCCTCAGTACCTCTGGGGCAACGTAGTAAGGGCTTCCGACAACATCAATGAATGTTTCCCCTAAGTAAACAAATTAGAACTTCATCAGGCACATGATTAAGCATGACTAGTCGTTGATGTATAAACGCAATAGTCGTTGGATTTAACGCTAGAGGGTCAAGTCAGAGCAATGCATAGGCACATCAAGATATTGTTCAAAATGCTACAATGAAGACAACAATTATAACTCAACCTCAGAAAAAAGAAGTTGGTAAATGAGCACCTGGCTTGAAGAAAGCAGAGAGGCCAAAATCAATGGTTTGAAGCGGCGACTCCTCCTGCTGATTAACAAAGAGGAAATTCTCAGGTTTCAAGTCTCTATGCATAACTCCAAGAGAATGGCAAGCTTGCACCACACCAACTATTATCCTAGCCAGCTCAGCCGCCTTCCTCTCGGTGTAATGCCCCCTCTGAATGATCCTATCGAAGAGCTCCCCCCCAGAGCAAAGCTCCATCACAACATGAACCGCCACAGCATCCTCGAAGGCCCCCACGATCGAGATCACATTGGGATGCCCCGCCAAATGGTGCATGATCTGAATCTCCCTCCTCACATCCTCCACGTCCTCAGGCGTCGTCAGCTTCCTCTTAGCAATGGTCTTGCAAGCGAACTCCTTGTTCGTCCCCTTCTCGATGCAAAGGAACGTGGTCCCAAATTGCCCTTGGCCTAGCTTCCTCCCAAGAGTAAACTTCTCCTTCATATTCTCCGTTTTCCGCTGCAGAACTGACTCCACCTGCAGTCCTGCACTGGCCACTCTCTTTATTTGCGTAGGCTTGTTCTGCTGTTTCGCCGCATCGCCTtgcttattattattattattattattattagtagtagtagtagtagtagcagCAGCAGCGGTCGTAGTATCATTGGTGTTGGTTGGCTCTGGCTTTGGCGGTTGAGTTTCCGGCTTCTTAGGCTCCTCGGGGGCGATGACCATCTGCGTGGGAGGGGTGCTCTGGACGGCTGAATCAGATTTGACGGAGTTTTCCTTGTTATTGTTATTGCTGCTGCCGACGGATTCCTGATCCGGCGGCGGAAGGCCCTGCTTAGGCTTCCAGATGGCGGCGGTCATGGATTGGAAGAATCCATTCTTCCCTGTGTTTGGGCCTGCGCATGTATTCCCCATCCAAATGCTATACCACCACCGATCTATGGAGATCCCTCACCATTGAAACGTGCCCTAATTGATTCCATCCGAATCCAATTTCTGGGGAATTGGATCAATCACCCCCTCCCAATTCGCGACGCCGATGGAGATGAAGAATCCCAATCGAGGAGATTCACTGCGGCTGccaaatcaaaattgaaaaatcaaaCACGTTTACGGAAAAGGAAAATCTGAGGGATTGGATGAGAGAAACGGCGAAAATGAAATGAGAGTAACGGGGTGAGTCAACTCGGATCAGAATTGCAGCTATGGAATCAAATTGAAGCTTCGATTTCTTCTCTTCTGATTCTCCCAATGCATGCATGTATATTAATCTCCAGACggataaaaatcatttttttgtaATGGTTATACTACCATATAGTTATATATTTTTACTCAAATGAAATGcttacttaaattaattaaatattaaaaaacataTGAAACCTCATTTAACATAGGgctaaaattaattattttttgggaatttttgtaattttacaTTATCTTATTCAAATAAATCGAGCTCTAGCCGGACTTAGTTTTGATATAAAAATTCCATAACCTATTTATACATGAAAAAGAGGGaaacaaataattcaaatcaATCCAAACATATTCGCCAAATTCCCGTTTCTCCGCGATCACCCGAACATTCTTCGAAAGATTTATGCAAAAATCTGATTCGCTGTCGTTGTTGTTCATCTCTAACTGCGACTATCCACGTCAATAATCCTCATTTAGTTTGATActcattgtttttttttctgtaatTGATCCCTAGACTGAGGACGAGTTTGTCTGAGTTGTGATTGTGTGCGTGGATCTTAATCATTGAATTTCGTATTATTTGCAGATAGGATGAGTAATGTTGGTCAGTTGCCGATGCCTAATAATCTTCACTCTGGAGGAGTTCCGAAGAGTAAATTGAAGCGGAAAACTCCCTCGGAGTTGAGGGTAACGTCTCCTTCTTTCAACGTCGTTTAACATTTTTGCATAAGATACTGACTTCATTTATCAGATATGTTCGATTATGTGATGCCAATCTTTAAAtgcttattttttaattacactcTACATCGCTGCTGCTGGTGCCCTTGAGGTATTGAGATAATACAATTCAACGATTGCTATTTAGAGGCTGGATTGGGATAAAATAATACAcataggtggtgttcggttttcaagataaaataatactaagatataatctaggattgagttgtgagattattttagtcattgggggatagctatgactaattatctcatgattatccatctaagattgagttgtcggattgaatctcattatccaaacacactacatatttaatcccggaatacaatcttgcaaacgaAACACTCCCATAGGTGTTGTTCGTATTATCATATAAGTAGAATTAAGTTGTGAGCATTTTAGTTGGATGGAAGTGGTTATGACTCATTACCATATGATTAtgcatctaggattaagttgtgaaatacaatctcatgaaccaaacataatacGTATTCAATCATGAGATATGATCTTTCAAACTGAACAGACACTATATATAAATGCGGTGAATGGTGGAGGAGTAACTTCCAAGTGTTTCTTCtcatttttgtaattaattagATATGATTGTGGCACCTAGCTTCAATGTTATCCCATTCCACTTGTCTTTTCATGGTTCATGTTTGGCCTTTAGGATTGATATTATAGTGAAACTAAAAGGGTCCTGCATCCATTTCTGAGCAAAAAACAGGAATACTGTGCTGTTGGATATATGTTAAGAAGCAAGAAAATAGATGGAGATTGATATGTGATCATGGACAGAATTTCTTTGTACTCATCATTGGTTGCTCTGCActcatgtacactgccaaagaAATGATCTTACATGGTTCTAATTTCTACATCTGTGTTTCTCAAGATATGCACAATGGGTCCAAAATCCTTCATATAGTATGTATGATGTATCTGTTAAAAACCAAGAAGCAATAACTAGCTATGAACTGTAACTTAATACTCTTCCTTTACTCAACAGGGGGAACTACTGAAGAAAAAGAATTTACTGGAGGGTTCAAATGATTCCGGAACCTCTACTAGTTCCATGTGGTGGATGCATTccctatttttcttttattaccATAGATACCTTGAAgtcatttctttctttcttcagGAATGCTGATGGAGCAGTTTCTGAGAGCAACAAATCTGATCCATTAAAAGCGTTGCGATTGAGAACATTGGATGAACACTTTCCCGTCACTAAATCGAGTAGGCTATTTTGCAGAAAGGAAATTCTCAAGGTTACAAAATTTTGGTCTAGGTCAAATTTCTGTTTCCTTTTGCTGATGTCGTTTACATCATAATTTACTTCTCCCACCTTCCACAAATATGAGACTCCTGTTgccggatggagggagtattttgttaTGAGATGGTAGAGACTAGTATCTGCCTAGTAATGTTTCAAGATATTGTCTGTTGACAACTGCAGGAAAATATTCCTAGAaagtgtgttggaagcatgaagaATTCAAGTCACTTCAGATTCAAATGATAAACATGAAGTGCAGAACTCATGGTATGTAGTATTCTGAATGAATCATTATCATCCAGTTATATCTTTGCTTTTGTGATCGATAATGTTTGTTTTCTTCATGTACTTGGAAGTTTGGAGGGCACTGTTGCTTCAGAAGATGGCAATGACACTTCAAGACAAATTAACAACTCATCCGACAAATGTATTACTAATACTTTTAAGAGTGTTCGAGATTTATCCTTTGGGGGTGGGATGATATACAACTCCACTTTAGTAGACATGATTGGAGTTGATAATACCCCACAATCTTTGTTAATGTTTGCTGGGAGGAATGTCCATTCTTTGTATgattttttgttaaattataGGTTAGTATCTGACATTTTTTTGTTCATTTACTTATTATATggcaaagaagaaaaaaagctGCATATTATAAAGTTTTATCTGATTTTTTCATCATCTCAAATCTCTTCATTTCTTTGGTTCCAGATCCCTTTACACTCCTTTGAGTAGTGATGTACCTGTTCTATATTCCCCAGTTCCTTTTGAAAATGCTGCACTGTGTGCTCCTGAGGTAGGTTCTTAGTTATATATGTTTTCCTAGAGAATGCATCATGATTCATTAATAAGGCAACACCATATCAATTACAGTTGCTTGTTTGAATGTTTGCAATGAAGAGCATGCCATGATAACTTCTAGAAAAAAGTTACCTCTTGATTTCCACTTTAAATTTTACAAGAAAGGaagttaaaaagaaaaatacagaCTCTTGgtgaatattttaatttccatgGCATTGCTCTCTGTCTCAGCATTTGCTGCACATGTGAATTGTGCAGGTCAGATGCAAACAGGTTAGAAGGGTTGAGCACATGTCTTCTCAGGTAAAGGACTCTAATATGTATAGTGAACCCATGAGAAGTTCATCTCCAGGCATTTGCTATAATATTGAAATTAGGGATGCATAAATACCGCCTTGGGTAATTTCTGGAGTTTGCGATACTTTGCACGCTAATGGGGGCGACTTTCAATCCAGGTATCTCAACCTCCCATTTTTATCTGTTTGCCTGCCTAGTTAGCTCTTCTACAATGTTGATTAGTTGATGTGATACACATGCAGTTTCGTGACGGAGTCCACATCTATTGGCTTGAATGTTGGTCTAGACGCAGCGAATAACCAACCTCCCCAGCAAGCCGAGGCAGGTATGCAAATCGAAGAGAATGAATTTTCTTTTGGCATTCCGAACACCACTCTTTCCCTTCAAAGACATTCTGCCTTTTTAAAAGGACTGAAGTATGGTGATACTTATTACACAGCCTTGCTATCACCGATTGATCAAGCTCTTTCATATCTGAGTATGGAATTGCTTGTTTGTAGATTCTGGTCAATCACATTTTGTTTTCGATTTCTCGGAGAAACACTTCACTTTTTTCAGTgttaacctaataacctatcattttatggacGAAATGTGGAaagaaaataagataaaaatggTTAAACAAATAAGGCTTTGCAAATCAGAAGAGTCAAATTTAAACAAAGGTGGAAAAATGGTTTATTAAGCAAGTACTAATGAACTTGAGAGGTCatccaaaaatgaaatatacaCAGATGTGGAGCAGCTAAGAGAGACGACATTGCTAAGGAGAGAGAGTATTCATATACTATTTGACAACTAACAACATCACTAAAAGAATGCAAGTAAAGTTGAACGATGGCTACCAAGCACCCGATCAATCCAGCTGCAACTAGGACTTGAAGAAAAAACTACATCCATTTTGATGATCTCCATTTAGTTTTGCGAATTTGTAATGAAATGATGCCTCCATAACCCCACACGAGGACTTCGGTCTAAAAGCACTAACATGCCAATGTTGTTGGCTGATAAACCGAACATATACCTGAGAAAATAAGAACAACTTTCATAAGCACAAATGCTCCCTAAAATCAAGTGCACCACACTTTTTGGAGCATCAGTGCAAGATTTGTTTTAATCCACTTGTAATGTTTCCTTGTTTTATCTTCAAAATCCGGTTGGCTTAGAATTAAAAGCTCTATATATAGAGGTTGTCATCCGGACATAATTGACTTATACATAATGTCAGGTGATATATAATCAGCTTTTTAGCTTAGGGGTGAATAATTTCAATGGGTAAAGTGAAAAGTAGCCTTTAAGCAGCAGCGCATGCAGCAAAAAGTCAATCGTTTAGAGTTTGATGGATATGCACTTACCTGGCTCTTCGGCCTCTTTTCCTCCAGCTAAAAAAAGGAACAATCCACTGAAAATGACGAGTAAACAATGGTCAGCAGCTAATGAGATAACATATCATCGGGGTGAAAAGAGAAACTAATATTTAAAAGGCAAAGGCATTAGCAATATAAGATGAGGCAAATAGTAATCACTTCTACACTAGTGAATGTAATTGAAACTTCTTAACATGGTCCAAACTCCAAAGAGCTTTATACTATAACAGTGTGTGAACTCTTGTATTCATCAAAATGTTGTAAATATCCAACAAGCCGAGCTGTATAACAAGCCACTGATGAGATGAAACCAGGCATAGCAATATGATAACAGCAAATAAACGAGAAACTGTTATTTTTTCTGGTGATTGCCCCAACAATTGAAAACTGATGAAGTACTGTGCTACTAATAGGCAACAAGGAGCAAATGTTTAGTAAAGAGCAGAAATATATAGAATGTACTGCACAGCTGCGCTATTAGTTGGGCAAAGATTATATTACGGACAGTTCGGTAGAgaagataaataaacaaaacatgataAGAACATAACATTTTAGGTCATTTTTTGTCATATAACTCCAAGATAGATTATTCATCTACCCTACCAAACTGCCCCTAAGAGCATGATAAAAATCTACATTCTACTGGAGGGATAGAGCCTATGCCTTACCCTGAAGGGTATACAATCAGATCTACTATCTCATTAAGTGCATATTTAACCAATGGGGGTAACAGAAGACAATGCAGCATAGCTGGCAAGTCATGCCAAAAACATAGAGTTACATTATGGGGAGACATGAACGAACAGAAATATTGCCAAATATTGTAATCAGCATTACCTTGAATATTGACAAGAAGGAAAATTTCCTAGTCTCCAATTGCTTCCTCAAGGGCGTATGCTTTGGAGACATTTCTTTGCATAAGTTTTGTGCTATCTCCTTCAACAGTACTACTTGTGCTTTTTCAGTCCCCATGGAGATAATGGCTTGTCTCATAGACTCTCTATCAGCCTCAAGAGAATTAAGTCTTGCATATAACTTTTGAATCTCAAGGTCTCTAGAACTGGAAATATTCATCTCCTTCAGAGTTCCCATATATTCATCACCACCAACAAGAGAAGCATTGCAACTCATTGCTCGATTGTTGAAAGGTCCCTGTTGAACAGAATCAATTGTGCAGACTCTGTCGCACGATTCATCTCCATATTCTGATGCAGAATCTGCCTTCCTGGGATTCTCCTCAATATAGGAAAATACAGATTTCTTGAAGCTGTTGGCAAACCTTGGAGAATAATACCTGGAAAACTCTGGGCCTTTTTCTTTAGCCATTGCAAAAGGTGACTGTGGGCCATTCCTGGCGCTCATAGCTCTTGGAGAATGGCCAACGATTACTTTTTCAAGCACAGTCTTTGAATTAACTAGTTCCCCATCAGGATAAATGGCTCTTGGACTTTTCTCCAATTGATTGATTCGACACTCCAAATCCT from Salvia splendens isolate huo1 chromosome 4, SspV2, whole genome shotgun sequence encodes the following:
- the LOC121799123 gene encoding myosin-binding protein 7-like produces the protein MESGEIKWCDRDFDCNDPLMMEKRKCNELEEETCLSAQGVITQNARVELGNECTALREMVINQQQTIDDLISELEEERNAASTAANEALSMILRLQKDKAEIQMELRQFKRFAEEKMAHDQQETLGLEDMLYKREEAIQSLSCEIEAYRQKMMSYGLSETEVDGVVQAMSRNFSMIEDIEGQFDYVNEMYPPLRCNVNESQTCPNGDDEMPDIEKYAFGENPHSSDQLKDLECRINQLEKSPRAIYPDGELVNSKTVLEKVIVGHSPRAMSARNGPQSPFAMAKEKGPEFSRYYSPRFANSFKKSVFSYIEENPRKADSASEYGDESCDRVCTIDSVQQGPFNNRAMSCNASLVGGDEYMGTLKEMNISSSRDLEIQKLYARLNSLEADRESMRQAIISMGTEKAQVVLLKEIAQNLCKEMSPKHTPLRKQLETRKFSFLSIFKWIVPFFSWRKRGRRARYMFGLSANNIGMLVLLDRSPRVGLWRHHFITNSQN
- the LOC121801202 gene encoding calcium-dependent protein kinase 20-like, whose translation is MGNTCAGPNTGKNGFFQSMTAAIWKPKQGLPPPDQESVGSSNNNNKENSVKSDSAVQSTPPTQMVIAPEEPKKPETQPPKPEPTNTNDTTTAAAATTTTTTNNNNNNNNKQGDAAKQQNKPTQIKRVASAGLQVESVLQRKTENMKEKFTLGRKLGQGQFGTTFLCIEKGTNKEFACKTIAKRKLTTPEDVEDVRREIQIMHHLAGHPNVISIVGAFEDAVAVHVVMELCSGGELFDRIIQRGHYTERKAAELARIIVGVVQACHSLGVMHRDLKPENFLFVNQQEESPLQTIDFGLSAFFKPGETFIDVVGSPYYVAPEVLRKHYGQECDVWSAGVIIYILLCGVPPFWDESEQGIFEQVLKGELDFVSEPWPNISESAKDLVRKMLVRDPKKRLTAHQVLCHPWVQVGGVAPDKPLDSAVLSRLKQFSAMNKIKKIAIRVIAESLSEEEIAGLKEMFKMIDVDNSGHITLEELKKGLSRVGAHLKDSEIENLMQAADFDNSGTIDYREFVAAMLHLNKVQKEDHVYAAFSYFDKDGSGYITRDELQQVCEQFGIEDVHLDDIIGEVDKDNDGRIDYSEFVAMMQDSSFGSKVIQSSMSLGMKGS